The Rhodocytophaga rosea genome has a segment encoding these proteins:
- a CDS encoding RelA/SpoT family protein has translation METLDLELERKEILRRYRILLKHAKPFLKDNDAKLIKKAFYTSMEAHKEMRRQSGEPYIYHPLAVAQICVEEIGLGTTSIVSALLHDVVEDTELEIEDIDRDFGPKVAKIIDGLTKISGVFEYGTSQQAENFRKMLLTLSDDVRVILIKIADRLHNMRTLESMARNKQLKIASETIYIYAPLAHRLGLYAIKSELEDLYLKYTEADIYKQIAEKLRETKAAREKFIKDFIAPLQKELTDHGFDFVIKGRPKSIYSIWNKMKKQKIPFEEVYDLFAIRIILKTKLEQEKAACWQVYSIVTDFYKPNPDRLRDWISTPRANGYESLHTTAMSKTGQWVEVQIRTERMDEIAEKGYAAHWKYKESGQVNESGLEVWISRVREMLEQDDSSAIEFVDEFRNNLFNEEVFVFTPKGDLKILPHGATALDFAFDIHTEIGSHCLGAKVNNKLVPLSYILSNGDQVEILTSSKQKPSEDWLRFVVSSKARAKIKEYLREDKKRLTAQGKDMVDRKLRQIKLDLNNITSNQLRAYFNCKTATDFFYKVGKGFIDVHELNKFKTVRQEKSNGKQEEISDAKTFESQIKKVRGVESDMLLIGEDMDKIDYILAKCCNPIPGDEVFGFVTVNEGIKIHRTSCPNAVELMSNYGYRIIKAKWTSQKEIAFLAGLRVTGTDRVGLVNDVTKIISNELKVNMRSITMDTNDGIFEGNIMLFVHDTKHLDILMKKLSKVSGIVNVTRFDS, from the coding sequence TGGAGGCTCATAAAGAAATGCGCCGCCAGTCTGGTGAGCCGTATATTTACCATCCGCTGGCTGTTGCCCAGATTTGTGTAGAAGAAATTGGTTTAGGAACTACTTCCATTGTGTCGGCACTGCTGCATGATGTGGTGGAAGATACCGAACTGGAAATTGAAGATATTGACCGGGATTTTGGCCCCAAGGTGGCAAAGATCATTGACGGGCTTACCAAAATATCCGGCGTATTTGAGTATGGCACTTCCCAGCAGGCAGAGAATTTCCGCAAAATGCTGCTTACCCTTTCCGATGATGTGCGGGTGATTCTGATCAAAATTGCCGACAGGCTGCACAACATGCGTACGCTGGAAAGCATGGCCAGAAATAAGCAGTTAAAGATTGCCTCTGAAACTATTTATATCTATGCACCTCTGGCCCACCGTCTGGGTTTATATGCGATTAAATCGGAGCTGGAAGATTTGTACCTCAAGTATACCGAAGCTGATATATATAAGCAGATCGCCGAAAAACTCCGGGAAACTAAAGCCGCCAGAGAGAAGTTCATTAAAGATTTTATTGCACCCCTCCAGAAAGAATTAACCGATCACGGTTTTGACTTTGTCATCAAAGGCAGGCCCAAATCCATTTATTCGATCTGGAATAAGATGAAAAAGCAAAAGATTCCTTTCGAGGAAGTATACGACTTGTTTGCCATCCGCATTATTCTTAAAACCAAACTGGAACAGGAAAAAGCGGCTTGCTGGCAGGTGTATTCCATCGTTACCGATTTTTACAAACCTAATCCCGATCGTCTCAGGGATTGGATCAGTACGCCCAGGGCCAATGGCTATGAATCTTTGCATACGACAGCGATGAGTAAAACCGGGCAGTGGGTAGAAGTGCAGATCCGTACGGAGCGTATGGATGAAATTGCGGAAAAAGGCTATGCGGCTCATTGGAAATACAAAGAAAGCGGACAGGTAAATGAATCCGGGCTGGAAGTGTGGATCAGCCGCGTACGGGAAATGCTTGAGCAGGATGACTCTTCGGCGATTGAGTTTGTGGATGAATTCCGGAATAATCTCTTCAATGAAGAAGTATTTGTATTTACTCCAAAAGGCGACCTGAAGATTTTGCCGCATGGCGCTACTGCCTTAGATTTTGCCTTTGATATTCATACCGAAATTGGCTCACACTGTCTGGGAGCTAAGGTGAATAATAAACTAGTACCACTCAGTTATATTCTCAGCAATGGCGACCAGGTGGAAATTCTCACCTCCAGCAAACAAAAACCCAGTGAAGACTGGCTGCGTTTTGTGGTCAGTTCTAAGGCCAGGGCTAAAATCAAGGAATACTTAAGGGAGGATAAGAAACGACTCACGGCCCAGGGCAAAGACATGGTAGACCGGAAATTGCGGCAAATCAAACTCGACCTGAACAATATAACCTCCAATCAGCTTAGGGCTTATTTCAATTGTAAAACGGCTACTGACTTTTTCTATAAAGTAGGTAAAGGATTCATAGATGTACATGAACTGAATAAGTTCAAAACAGTCAGGCAGGAAAAATCCAACGGAAAGCAGGAGGAGATATCAGATGCCAAAACCTTTGAAAGCCAGATCAAGAAAGTCCGTGGGGTAGAATCAGATATGCTGCTGATCGGGGAGGATATGGATAAAATTGACTATATCCTGGCCAAATGTTGCAATCCTATTCCCGGCGATGAGGTTTTTGGCTTTGTTACCGTAAATGAAGGGATTAAAATCCATCGTACCAGTTGTCCGAATGCGGTTGAACTGATGTCTAATTATGGCTACCGGATTATCAAAGCCAAATGGACTTCTCAGAAAGAAATTGCTTTTCTGGCCGGCCTGAGGGTAACAGGTACCGATCGGGTAGGGCTGGTGAATGATGTAACCAAGATCATTTCCAACGAACTCAAAGTGAATATGCGTTCCATTACAATGGATACCAATGATGGCATTTTTGAGGGAAACATTATGCTGTTTGTACATGATACCAAACACCTGGATATCCTGATGAAAAAGCTCAGCAAAGTTTCAGGTATTGTGAATGTAACCCGTTTTGATTCCTAA